The sequence GACAAGTTTGAATCTCTTTATGGAAAAGCTTGCCGCGAAACATCAACCAGGCAATTTGATACGGCAGGCATCTCATGCCGTATCGATTTTCTACAAACATTGCCAAGCCGACCAGATAAAAGGAAAAGACCACACCCGCAAGCATCCTTGTCTTCTTTTCAATCCAAAGGCTCTCAAATATCATCTGTAGTTACTGTTATTACTCCCTCGGCTTCCGTCATTCTTTTGCCAGCCATCTGCTCAAAGTCAAATATGACATCCGGACCATCCAGAAAATGGACCATGGTCTATACTCAATGCTATCAAGAGCACGACCAAAAAAACAGAAAGAGACCGCTGGATTTTTGATTCCGAAAACGGCCTTCTGTTGCAGGAACGATCAGTGAGTCCGCGGCTTATGGTAATAGCCGTATCCTTCTGTGCGGTTGGTCATGTTTGGGATGACTGTGGAATGTGTCAGCCTGGAAGATTTCCCGCCTGATTGTCTGATCCTTCCCATAATGTATATCATATCCAGCCAAGCATCACCTTTTGGTGCTTTGTTTTTAGCATCACGTCCATGTATGACACAACCCTCCCCTGTTGAAATTTTTTTTAAAAATCTCCCCCAAAAAAATTTTAGTTTTTTTTGGGGGTAATCACGAGGGGTGATTTTTTGGCGCGACTATCCTCGGTTGACTTTTGGACCGACATATTTTTTCGGGATTCCCAAAATTTTGGTAAACCCTTCCACTAGGATACCCCCCTCAACTTCGGCATCGTAGCCGACATTTCTTTGATATTCTTCCGCATCCAACACGCATATTCTTCCGCATTCCAAAAATGCGGAAGAATATGCCCGCTCGAGCTACATGATGAAAATTTTGGATAAACCTGATCATTTTATCCACACATCAACGTATCATTTCTGAGAGCGGGCACAGGGTATCCCTACAACAGGTTTACCCTGTGGATGGAAATCCATTTTACAGGCAATCCATATGGAACGAGGAAGACATAAATTTATCAGAAGATCGCCAAGTCCCTTCGTGTCTTGCATTTTGAGATCTATATATTATACTACTAATAGATCTTAAATTTGAGGATATCGATATGAAATTAAAAGAGGCTGTTTCATATGCAAAAAAAATAGTTCGTGATATTGGTATAAAAGACGTAGAGGATAAAACAAAAGATGAATACATGAAAATATTCAAACAAATAACAAAAAATAAAGACGGATTTTTATATAAAGGTTCAAAAAGCTACTACTACAAAAAGAAAGCTGCTTTGCGGTATTGTATACAGCAATATATGATGTTGTATCTCAGAAAAATGAATTCAAATTCTCTGGATGAAAGTAATCTCAAAAAAAATAAAAGGATGTTACTCTATCTCATCAAGTTGTACCAGGAACACGGTCGAAATACTGGAAATTGTCCAGTGAAAACAAAAAGCCCTGGAAAATCTAAAAGGAAAGCGTTGCGGGGAATGGCCACAAACTGGCGTGAAATAATGTGGGACCGGTGCAGTAATGATGATTACAAAGGTGCGCTTGCCATTCTTCACCTCACAGGGGCCAGGCCGAGCGAAATCGAACGGGGTGTAACCGTGATTGGAGATGAGAACTCGGAATTTTTAGAATTTGTCATCAGGGGTTCAAAGGTAGGCAAGGCAAAACAGAATGGGCAGCCCGAACGAAAAATTTTTATCAATATGCGTGGCCTTGTCTATGATGGCTCACCCGTAGATTACCTGTTGAGCTGTGTCGCGGATTCCGGACGTGTTGTCATTAGAGCAAAAGCCAAAAGATTGAATGATTATGTACGCAGACTTTCTCAGAAAATCTGGCCGCGGAGAAAAAATCACATTTCACCGTACTGCTACAGGCACCAGCTATCAGCAGATTTAAAGGGGGAGAAATGCCTGCCTCATAAAATTTCGATGATTTTGGGGCACAGATCAACACTCTCCAAAAAAAAATATGGGACCAGCGGACAGGCTCGGGGAAATACGCATATAGAAGATGTCCAATGTAGTCATGCACTCAGGGAACCACCCTCAAGTCCGTTCGGGGAAGAGGTAGCAAGTTACGATATTGGTTTAAGACCATGAGTACCATTTGAGTATAACGAGGGCGAGATGAGCTAAAAATAAAAAAAACTTCAATTATACCACAAATTTTTCACTGAAAAAAAAT comes from Desulfoplanes formicivorans and encodes:
- a CDS encoding phage integrase N-terminal SAM-like domain-containing protein; this translates as MINISKDIRDNFEKCLAHESISERVRPFYRKWLRYYLDFCHKYQHDLSDRTSLNLFMEKLAAKHQPGNLIRQASHAVSIFYKHCQADQIKGKDHTRKHPCLLFNPKALKYHL
- a CDS encoding site-specific integrase, with translation MKLKEAVSYAKKIVRDIGIKDVEDKTKDEYMKIFKQITKNKDGFLYKGSKSYYYKKKAALRYCIQQYMMLYLRKMNSNSLDESNLKKNKRMLLYLIKLYQEHGRNTGNCPVKTKSPGKSKRKALRGMATNWREIMWDRCSNDDYKGALAILHLTGARPSEIERGVTVIGDENSEFLEFVIRGSKVGKAKQNGQPERKIFINMRGLVYDGSPVDYLLSCVADSGRVVIRAKAKRLNDYVRRLSQKIWPRRKNHISPYCYRHQLSADLKGEKCLPHKISMILGHRSTLSKKKYGTSGQARGNTHIEDVQCSHALREPPSSPFGEEVASYDIGLRP